One genomic segment of Pelagerythrobacter marensis includes these proteins:
- a CDS encoding glycerophosphoryl diester phosphodiesterase membrane domain-containing protein produces the protein MKFDMGRAWSEATALLGANKELLAVIAGIFIFLPNLALAMLVPDMMQGPAEVDPENPMATMQAFYAENGIWFFLLAIVQAVGSLSLIAMLHDRRPTVGEAIRTGLVTLLPYLAAQLIVVLGLAIVLGVPVGLAAGVGGAALGVIVGLIAAIALIYIMVKVSLVSPEMVLGGTLNPIAALRNSWRLTKGNSLRLFAFYLLLGIGVAVVAMVIGMVSGLFVAMLGQNTAGLLIGGALNGVLAAIWSVLIVCVIAAVYKQLSGPSTEAVSETFE, from the coding sequence ATGAAATTCGATATGGGACGCGCCTGGAGCGAAGCCACGGCACTGCTCGGCGCCAACAAGGAACTGCTCGCGGTAATCGCCGGCATCTTTATCTTTCTGCCCAATCTGGCGCTGGCCATGCTGGTCCCGGATATGATGCAGGGGCCGGCCGAGGTCGATCCCGAAAATCCCATGGCCACGATGCAGGCCTTCTACGCAGAAAACGGGATCTGGTTCTTCCTTCTGGCGATCGTGCAGGCTGTCGGCTCGCTTTCGCTGATCGCGATGCTGCACGACCGGCGCCCCACTGTGGGTGAGGCGATCCGAACCGGTCTGGTCACATTGCTGCCCTATCTTGCGGCGCAGCTGATCGTCGTGCTCGGGCTGGCTATCGTTCTGGGTGTGCCCGTGGGCCTCGCGGCGGGCGTCGGCGGCGCCGCGCTGGGTGTGATCGTGGGCCTGATCGCCGCGATCGCGCTGATCTATATCATGGTGAAGGTTTCGCTGGTGTCGCCGGAGATGGTGCTTGGCGGAACGCTCAACCCCATTGCCGCGCTGCGCAATTCGTGGCGGCTGACGAAAGGCAACAGCCTGCGACTGTTCGCGTTCTATCTGCTGCTCGGGATCGGGGTGGCCGTGGTTGCCATGGTCATCGGCATGGTGTCCGGCCTGTTCGTCGCCATGCTGGGCCAGAACACGGCCGGCCTGCTGATCGGCGGGGCGTTGAACGGCGTGCTCGCGGCGATCTGGAGCGTGCTGATCGTGTGCGTGATCGCCGCGGTGTACAAACAGCTTTCAGGGCCTTCGACCGAAGCGGTCAGCGAAACTTTCGAATAA
- a CDS encoding DMT family transporter, translating to MTLTTESVAEKNFQVGAWHFLALMAGNVALALGPWLVRLADTGPVAAGFWRMLLPIPLLALLAWRGRTPGPLNRRTALMVAAAGLFFALDLASWHIGIERTRLANSTLFGNSGSVILMVWGLVALRRAPAGREWLALSAALGGAAILMGRSLEISAATLVGDLLCLLAGVFYAFYLIPAQRARATLGQWTVLLMVAVVAAPVLLAIALFLGEPVWPGDAGWTPVVALAISSQLVGQGLLVFSLRHFPPLVIGVALLTQPAIAAAVGWFAFGEVLGLPDMAGMLLVACALLLAKLAEPRAARVAPERG from the coding sequence ATGACGCTGACAACCGAATCGGTAGCAGAGAAAAACTTTCAGGTCGGGGCGTGGCACTTTCTCGCGCTGATGGCCGGCAACGTCGCGCTCGCGCTCGGGCCCTGGCTGGTCAGGCTGGCCGACACCGGGCCTGTCGCCGCCGGCTTCTGGCGAATGCTTCTGCCCATTCCCTTGCTGGCGCTGCTGGCCTGGCGCGGGCGGACGCCGGGGCCGCTAAACCGGCGCACCGCACTGATGGTTGCGGCAGCGGGCCTGTTCTTCGCGCTCGATCTGGCCAGCTGGCATATCGGGATCGAGCGCACGCGGCTGGCGAATTCCACGCTGTTCGGCAATTCGGGCAGTGTGATCCTGATGGTCTGGGGCCTTGTCGCGCTGCGCCGCGCGCCGGCGGGCCGCGAATGGCTGGCGCTGTCGGCGGCATTGGGGGGCGCGGCCATCCTGATGGGGCGCAGCCTCGAAATTTCCGCTGCGACACTGGTGGGCGACCTGCTGTGCCTGCTCGCCGGGGTTTTCTACGCCTTCTACCTCATCCCGGCCCAACGGGCCCGGGCCACGCTGGGCCAATGGACGGTTCTGCTGATGGTCGCCGTGGTCGCCGCGCCGGTCCTGCTGGCGATCGCGCTGTTCCTGGGCGAGCCAGTGTGGCCGGGGGATGCGGGCTGGACCCCGGTGGTCGCGCTCGCGATCTCCAGCCAGCTTGTCGGGCAGGGGTTGCTGGTCTTTTCCCTCCGCCATTTTCCGCCGCTGGTGATCGGTGTTGCCCTGCTGACGCAGCCGGCGATTGCGGCGGCCGTGGGCTGGTTTGCTTTTGGCGAGGTTCTGGGCCTGCCGGACATGGCGGGTATGCTGCTGGTCGCCTGCGCGCTCCTGCTCGCCAAGCTGGCCGAACCGCGTGCGGCGCGGGTGGCGCCCGAACGGGGGTGA
- a CDS encoding alkene reductase: MHENLFQPLTMGAIDAPNRIVMAPLTRGRADVPGVVPNPMMATYYRQRASAGLIISEATGISVEGSGWPAAPGVWSQEQVEGWKAVTRAVHDEGGRIVLQLWHMGRLVHPDFLDGAPPVSASATTAPGHAHTYDGRKDYEPARALSIEDIARVVEDYRKAAQNAKDAGFDGVQLHGANGYLVDQFLRDGTNHRDDEYGGSPENRARFLREVLSALVDVWGAERVGLRLSPNGETQGCDDSDPAATFAAAANVAQSLGIAFLELRQPGPDGTFGSTDVPKQDDLIRKIYTGPLILNSDYSPQEASSDVASGRCDAVSFGRPFISNPDLPQRIAQGADLAPNKGVPQSWYGSGPEGYVDYPTLQEEQVSA, translated from the coding sequence ATGCACGAAAACCTGTTCCAACCGTTGACGATGGGCGCGATCGACGCCCCCAACCGGATAGTCATGGCCCCGCTGACCCGCGGGCGTGCCGATGTGCCCGGGGTTGTCCCCAATCCCATGATGGCGACATATTACCGCCAGCGCGCGAGCGCGGGACTGATCATCAGCGAAGCCACCGGGATCAGCGTGGAAGGATCGGGCTGGCCTGCCGCGCCGGGCGTGTGGAGCCAGGAACAGGTCGAAGGCTGGAAAGCCGTCACCCGCGCCGTGCATGACGAAGGCGGCCGGATCGTTTTGCAATTGTGGCACATGGGCCGTCTGGTCCATCCCGATTTTCTCGACGGCGCGCCGCCCGTTTCCGCCAGCGCGACGACCGCGCCCGGCCACGCCCATACGTATGACGGGCGCAAGGATTACGAACCGGCCCGCGCGCTTTCGATCGAAGACATCGCCCGCGTGGTGGAAGATTATCGCAAGGCTGCGCAGAACGCGAAAGATGCCGGCTTCGACGGGGTCCAACTGCACGGCGCGAACGGCTATCTGGTCGACCAGTTCCTGCGCGACGGCACCAATCACCGCGACGACGAATACGGCGGATCGCCGGAAAACCGCGCGCGCTTCCTGCGCGAGGTTCTGTCCGCGCTCGTCGATGTCTGGGGCGCGGAACGCGTGGGCCTGCGCCTCAGCCCAAATGGCGAAACGCAGGGCTGCGACGACAGCGATCCGGCGGCCACTTTCGCCGCGGCAGCGAACGTCGCCCAATCGCTGGGGATCGCCTTCCTCGAACTGCGCCAGCCCGGCCCCGATGGCACTTTCGGCAGCACCGATGTGCCCAAGCAGGACGACCTGATCCGCAAGATCTACACCGGCCCGCTGATCCTCAATTCCGACTATTCGCCCCAGGAGGCATCGAGCGATGTCGCCAGCGGGCGGTGCGATGCCGTCAGTTTCGGTCGCCCCTTCATTTCCAATCCCGACCTGCCCCAGCGCATCGCGCAGGGTGCGGACCTGGCACCGAACAAGGGCGTACCGCAGAGCTGGTACGGAAGCGGCCCGGAAGGCTACGTCGACTACCCCACGCTTCAGGAAGAACAAGTCTCGGCCTAG
- a CDS encoding class I SAM-dependent methyltransferase codes for MGRLFGQWGVFFRGFVEHPRMVGSIIPSSRFTIRKMLDPVKWEECKLFVEYGPGVGTFCRPVLERLPRDGKLLVIDTNPLYIDYLKRTITDGRFVAVHGSAADVQEIVRAIGYEEADYVLSGLPFSTLPDGVGPAIAQATHDVLRPGGAFLVYQFSAKARDYMVKHFARIEQGFELWNVLPCQLFWGWKGEAA; via the coding sequence ATGGGCCGGCTGTTCGGCCAGTGGGGTGTGTTTTTCCGGGGATTTGTCGAACACCCGAGGATGGTGGGATCGATCATCCCGTCATCCCGCTTCACGATCCGCAAGATGCTGGACCCGGTGAAGTGGGAAGAATGCAAGCTGTTCGTGGAATACGGCCCCGGCGTCGGCACGTTCTGCCGCCCGGTGCTGGAACGGCTGCCGCGTGATGGCAAGCTGCTCGTGATCGATACCAACCCGCTCTATATCGATTATCTCAAGCGCACGATCACCGATGGACGCTTCGTCGCAGTTCACGGTTCGGCAGCGGACGTGCAGGAAATCGTCCGCGCGATCGGGTATGAGGAAGCGGACTACGTGCTATCCGGCCTGCCGTTTTCGACCCTGCCTGATGGCGTTGGCCCGGCCATAGCGCAGGCGACGCACGACGTTCTGCGGCCGGGCGGTGCATTCCTGGTCTATCAGTTCAGCGCGAAGGCCCGCGATTACATGGTCAAGCACTTCGCCCGGATCGAACAGGGGTTCGAACTGTGGAATGTCCTGCCGTGCCAGCTTTTCTGGGGCTGGAAGGGCGAGGCGGCCTGA
- a CDS encoding TonB-dependent receptor translates to MTRYALRSALMAGIAAMAAPGLASDEASSAPSGDRDYLPSEIVVTGTADGYRLDDGSTATKTPTPLIDVPQGVNFLTADQLEDQSVRQLNEALRYVPGVSLETGEGHRDEVFIRGQETTADFYLDGLRDDAQYYRSLYNIERVEVLKGANALIFGRGAGGGAVNRVSKTARAGETFLNGQASVDTFGAFALLADLNQPLADNVALRVNGTYEEFDSHRDFYEGRFIGIAPTLTAQLGPQTRVTASYSYDDDSRVTDRGIPSFMGEPLRGYDDTFFGDPEFNRSRAKVHIARMRLDHSFAEGLSANASVQYADYDKIYANIVPSGTDGQSVTLGGYQDATERENVIGQANLVWQTGGDGIGSTLLVGVEATRQDTLNARRTVDFTTTNQVPLAERIAIPAFTLAPTSRSRDSQLETLSAYLQEQLRIGQHVEIVAGLRWDRFDLQTTDLIGGTPGDRVDEKVSPRLGLIVKPDTRLSLYASFAESFLPQAGDQFLILSPGDTAFEPEKFTNYEIGLKWSPLDDLLITAAAFRLDRTNTQAPAPDRPGVVVLAGESRVEGFEIGAAGSVTDFWQANIGYTYLDGELRTTSDFGTAGARLQQLPRHHIAAWNRFDLNDRLGFGLGVVHQSEQYASFSNTVVLPAYWRVDAAAYFTVNEAVSVQLNIENLFDETYYPSAHGNNNIQPAEPFSARIGVRFAL, encoded by the coding sequence ATGACACGTTACGCACTCCGCTCCGCGCTGATGGCAGGCATAGCCGCAATGGCCGCCCCGGGCCTCGCATCGGACGAGGCGTCGTCGGCCCCATCGGGCGACCGCGACTATCTGCCCAGCGAAATCGTGGTGACGGGTACGGCGGATGGTTATCGCCTCGACGACGGGTCGACGGCTACCAAGACCCCCACCCCGCTGATCGACGTGCCGCAGGGGGTGAACTTTCTGACCGCCGACCAGCTGGAAGACCAGTCCGTCCGCCAGTTGAACGAAGCGCTGCGTTATGTTCCCGGCGTCAGCCTGGAAACGGGCGAAGGGCACCGGGACGAAGTGTTCATCCGGGGCCAGGAAACCACCGCCGATTTCTATCTCGACGGCCTGCGCGACGATGCGCAGTACTATCGTTCGCTCTACAATATCGAGCGGGTGGAAGTGCTGAAGGGCGCCAATGCCCTGATCTTTGGGCGCGGTGCGGGGGGCGGCGCGGTCAACCGGGTCAGCAAGACAGCGCGCGCGGGCGAAACCTTTCTGAACGGGCAGGCTTCGGTCGATACGTTCGGTGCCTTCGCCCTGCTCGCAGACCTCAACCAGCCGCTCGCCGACAATGTCGCGCTGCGCGTGAACGGCACGTACGAGGAATTCGACAGTCACCGCGATTTCTACGAAGGGCGATTCATCGGGATCGCGCCGACGCTGACGGCGCAACTGGGGCCGCAAACGCGCGTGACCGCCAGCTACAGCTACGACGACGATAGCCGTGTCACCGATCGCGGCATCCCCTCGTTCATGGGCGAACCGCTGCGCGGGTACGACGATACATTCTTCGGCGATCCCGAGTTCAATCGCTCGCGCGCCAAGGTTCACATCGCGCGTATGCGGCTGGACCATAGCTTCGCCGAGGGGTTGAGCGCCAACGCCAGCGTGCAATACGCCGATTACGACAAGATCTATGCCAACATCGTGCCTTCCGGCACCGATGGGCAGAGCGTGACGCTGGGCGGATACCAGGACGCGACCGAACGTGAGAACGTGATCGGGCAGGCCAACCTTGTCTGGCAAACCGGCGGGGACGGGATCGGCTCGACCCTGCTTGTCGGGGTAGAGGCCACGCGGCAGGATACGCTGAACGCCCGCCGCACGGTGGATTTCACGACCACCAATCAGGTGCCGCTGGCGGAGCGGATCGCGATTCCCGCATTCACGCTGGCCCCCACCAGCCGCTCGCGCGATAGCCAGCTCGAAACGCTGTCCGCCTACTTGCAGGAACAGCTTCGCATCGGCCAGCACGTCGAAATCGTGGCCGGGCTGCGCTGGGATCGCTTCGACCTTCAGACCACCGATCTGATCGGCGGGACGCCGGGCGACCGGGTGGACGAGAAAGTCAGTCCGCGTCTGGGCCTGATCGTCAAGCCCGACACGCGGCTGTCGCTTTACGCCAGTTTCGCCGAAAGCTTCCTGCCGCAGGCGGGCGACCAGTTCCTGATCCTCAGCCCCGGCGACACTGCGTTCGAGCCTGAGAAGTTCACCAATTACGAAATCGGCCTGAAATGGTCGCCGCTAGACGATCTGCTGATAACGGCAGCGGCGTTCCGCCTCGATCGCACCAACACGCAGGCACCGGCCCCCGATCGGCCGGGCGTCGTGGTACTGGCTGGCGAAAGCCGGGTGGAAGGGTTCGAAATCGGCGCTGCCGGGTCGGTGACCGATTTCTGGCAGGCGAATATCGGCTACACCTATCTCGATGGCGAGTTGCGGACGACGTCCGACTTCGGCACCGCGGGTGCCCGTTTGCAGCAGCTTCCGCGCCACCATATCGCCGCCTGGAACCGCTTCGACCTCAACGACAGGCTCGGCTTCGGGCTTGGTGTTGTTCATCAGTCGGAACAATACGCAAGCTTTTCCAACACCGTCGTTCTGCCCGCGTACTGGCGGGTCGATGCCGCTGCCTACTTTACCGTCAACGAGGCTGTTTCCGTGCAGCTCAACATCGAAAACCTGTTCGACGAAACCTATTACCCGAGCGCGCACGGTAACAACAATATTCAGCCGGCCGAACCGTTCAGCGCCCGCATCGGCGTGCGGTTCGCGCTGTAA
- the lipB gene encoding lipoyl(octanoyl) transferase LipB gives MSGNIPSDIEWRCESGQVPYREALDRMEVRNRAIAAGEARELIWSLEHPPVYTAGTSAAAAEMLDPRFEVVEAGRGGRYTYHGPGQRIGYVLLDLNRRGKDVRCFVHAIEGWVIDTLADFGVDAWRAEGRIGIWTRDIDGSEAKIGAIGVRVRRWVTMHGFAVNLAPDLSHFAGIVPCGIAEYGVTSLERLGIAVAPDEWDKALEARAPGFLDGLARACGVKR, from the coding sequence ATGTCAGGCAATATCCCAAGCGACATCGAATGGCGGTGCGAAAGCGGGCAGGTGCCCTATCGCGAGGCGCTCGACCGGATGGAGGTGCGCAATCGCGCCATCGCCGCGGGCGAAGCGCGCGAACTGATCTGGTCGCTCGAACATCCACCGGTCTATACCGCGGGAACCAGCGCCGCAGCCGCCGAAATGCTCGATCCGCGGTTCGAAGTGGTCGAAGCGGGGCGCGGCGGCCGGTACACCTATCACGGGCCGGGCCAGCGGATCGGCTACGTCCTGCTCGACCTCAACCGGCGGGGCAAGGACGTGCGCTGTTTCGTTCATGCGATCGAAGGATGGGTGATCGACACACTGGCGGATTTTGGTGTGGACGCCTGGCGGGCCGAAGGGCGCATCGGCATCTGGACCCGCGATATCGACGGTTCGGAAGCCAAGATCGGGGCCATCGGCGTGCGGGTGAGGCGCTGGGTCACGATGCACGGGTTCGCGGTGAACCTGGCGCCCGATCTGTCGCATTTCGCAGGGATCGTGCCATGCGGCATTGCCGAATACGGCGTCACCAGCCTCGAACGATTGGGAATCGCGGTTGCGCCGGATGAATGGGATAAGGCATTGGAAGCGCGCGCGCCGGGATTTCTGGATGGGCTCGCACGCGCTTGTGGAGTGAAACGATGA
- a CDS encoding MATE family efflux transporter gives MNETAKLTRGSIRGHLVQQTLPMVVGVAAIMSVGLVDAYFIGQLGSAELAAVAFVFPVTIALSSLGVGVMVGVNAVIARALGEGDVDRAARRANFGAVFAVGLGLALGCALYLLLDPLFRMMQASEQLLPLIRAYMVPFSLGMPILLLQMALNGVLRGQGEARKTFLVSLSYAAANWVLDPPLISGAFGFAGFGIAGAAYATIAGYGLAIAMALWLIARTALPIRPALIRECRFAESARAIVRVAAPAAFSNAINPIGLSVLTALLASQGEAAVAGFGAAGRLQSFAVVPLLGLSGSIGAIVGQNWGAGRADRASRAMREAGAFCIVYGFALALVLFAAGEWFAGFFTADPAVVAEFDSYLRIAAWGYAGFGLLIVANGALNAVDRASWALLQSFARVFLIMLPVGWVLRPAWGAESIYAAELAANLIGGAIALYVVARALRKTATSR, from the coding sequence ATGAACGAGACGGCCAAGTTGACGCGCGGATCGATCCGCGGCCATCTCGTACAACAGACGCTGCCGATGGTCGTGGGCGTCGCCGCGATCATGTCGGTGGGCTTGGTCGATGCCTACTTCATCGGCCAACTGGGCAGTGCGGAGCTGGCCGCGGTCGCTTTCGTCTTTCCCGTGACCATCGCCCTTTCCAGCCTGGGTGTCGGCGTGATGGTAGGGGTCAACGCCGTGATCGCCCGCGCGCTGGGCGAAGGGGATGTCGATCGGGCCGCGCGGCGGGCCAATTTCGGCGCCGTCTTCGCGGTTGGCCTGGGGCTCGCGCTCGGCTGCGCGCTATATCTTCTGCTCGATCCGCTGTTTCGGATGATGCAGGCCAGCGAGCAGCTTCTACCGCTGATCCGCGCCTATATGGTGCCCTTCTCGCTCGGCATGCCGATCCTGCTGTTGCAGATGGCGCTCAACGGCGTGCTGCGCGGCCAGGGCGAAGCGCGCAAGACTTTCCTCGTCTCGCTTTCCTATGCCGCGGCCAACTGGGTTCTCGACCCGCCGCTGATTTCCGGCGCGTTCGGATTTGCCGGGTTCGGCATCGCCGGGGCCGCTTACGCGACGATCGCCGGTTATGGCCTCGCGATCGCCATGGCGCTGTGGCTGATTGCCCGGACCGCACTGCCGATCAGGCCCGCACTGATCCGCGAATGCCGCTTTGCCGAATCCGCCCGCGCGATCGTGCGTGTGGCCGCGCCGGCGGCCTTTTCCAATGCCATCAACCCCATCGGGCTGTCTGTCCTGACCGCACTGCTCGCCTCGCAAGGGGAAGCGGCGGTGGCGGGTTTCGGCGCTGCCGGGCGGTTACAGAGCTTCGCTGTCGTCCCGCTGCTCGGCCTGTCGGGTTCGATCGGCGCGATCGTGGGGCAGAACTGGGGCGCGGGCCGCGCGGACCGGGCCAGCCGTGCAATGCGCGAAGCCGGTGCATTCTGCATAGTCTATGGCTTCGCCCTGGCGCTGGTGCTGTTCGCCGCCGGGGAATGGTTCGCCGGCTTTTTCACGGCTGATCCTGCGGTCGTCGCCGAATTCGACAGCTATCTGCGCATCGCGGCCTGGGGCTATGCCGGCTTCGGCCTGTTGATCGTGGCCAACGGGGCGCTCAACGCGGTCGACAGGGCAAGCTGGGCCCTGTTGCAAAGCTTCGCCCGGGTGTTCCTGATCATGCTGCCAGTGGGCTGGGTGCTGCGCCCGGCATGGGGTGCGGAATCGATCTATGCCGCTGAGCTGGCGGCGAACCTGATCGGGGGCGCGATCGCCCTCTATGTCGTCGCACGGGCCCTGCGGAAGACCGCCACCTCCCGGTGA
- the arsC gene encoding arsenate reductase (glutaredoxin) (This arsenate reductase requires both glutathione and glutaredoxin to convert arsenate to arsenite, after which the efflux transporter formed by ArsA and ArsB can extrude the arsenite from the cell, providing resistance.), with protein MKATIWHNPKCGTSRNTLAILEAREDIDLTVVEYLKTPPSRDKLAQLYRDAGMSPREGLRLRGTDAAERGLPDAGDDQVLDAMADDPRLIERPLVETEKGVRLCRPKEAVDEIL; from the coding sequence ATGAAGGCAACCATCTGGCACAACCCCAAATGCGGAACGTCGCGCAATACGCTGGCCATTCTGGAAGCGCGGGAGGATATCGACCTGACGGTGGTCGAATACCTCAAGACTCCGCCGAGCCGGGACAAGCTGGCCCAGCTCTATCGCGATGCCGGAATGTCCCCGCGTGAGGGGTTGCGCCTGCGCGGCACGGATGCTGCGGAGCGCGGACTACCCGACGCGGGCGACGACCAGGTGCTGGATGCGATGGCCGATGATCCGCGGCTGATCGAACGTCCGCTGGTCGAAACGGAAAAGGGTGTGCGCCTGTGCCGCCCGAAGGAAGCGGTCGACGAAATCCTCTAA
- a CDS encoding (2Fe-2S)-binding protein has product MTALTVNDRPVEFAMDPETPLLWALRDAANLTGTKYGCGVGDCGACMVIVDGEALRSCLITLAEAEGRFVTTIEGLSRDRSHPVQQALVAEQAIQCGFCTPGIAMAAAALIARNPDPSDSEIKAAIPNLCRCGVYPRLVRAVQRAGRVARRLERISAAPAPGISAEDAAREVPAMAAPDPAEGD; this is encoded by the coding sequence ATGACCGCGCTCACCGTCAACGACCGGCCCGTCGAATTTGCGATGGACCCCGAAACCCCGCTGTTGTGGGCGCTGCGCGATGCGGCCAACCTGACGGGCACCAAGTACGGGTGCGGCGTGGGCGATTGCGGCGCCTGCATGGTGATCGTCGATGGTGAGGCGCTGCGCAGTTGCCTGATCACTCTGGCAGAGGCGGAGGGGCGGTTCGTCACCACGATCGAAGGGCTCAGCCGCGACCGGTCGCACCCTGTGCAGCAGGCGCTGGTCGCGGAACAGGCAATTCAGTGCGGGTTCTGTACGCCGGGTATCGCGATGGCCGCTGCCGCGCTGATCGCCAGAAATCCCGATCCTTCGGACAGCGAGATCAAGGCGGCGATCCCCAATCTCTGCCGGTGCGGTGTCTATCCCCGTCTCGTTCGGGCGGTTCAGCGGGCAGGGCGTGTGGCGCGCCGGCTCGAACGGATCAGTGCCGCGCCCGCACCGGGAATCAGCGCCGAAGACGCGGCGAGAGAAGTGCCGGCGATGGCGGCGCCCGATCCCGCCGAGGGGGATTGA
- a CDS encoding MFS transporter, whose amino-acid sequence MSDRDSAPEPQILQAPLPPAPPLGISRGRMTLLFLVMLVTAAGNTAMQSVMPSVGTALGVADVWISIAYTWSALLWVIFAPIWARRSDRRGRKAMMAIGLGGFIASFALCGLVLMFGLAAAIPAAATLIFFAAARSLYGGFGSAAPPAVQAYVASRTPRSERTKAMALIASSFGLGTVIGPALAPLLIFPATGLVGPFFAFAAVGVAVLVALRLRLPNDAPSFAARGNVVAAPFSANSNPAVGRGDDDGSESDDVAATTDAGGAAPSDGTVGAAAIPDLSWRDRRLRPWVVAGLLGGHAQAATLGIIGFFILDRLGLRDDPAAGTGPIGLILMCGAIATLLAQWGLIPMLKLGPRASTLWGMALAIVGVLGFSVAQNLHAIALGFAVASLGFGLYRPGFTAGASLAVTRQEQGQIGGIVASVNGAAYVVAPAIGVWLYGHHQWIGFAAICLLCAAVFVLGYRSLDADAVLEGRAAAEDG is encoded by the coding sequence ATGAGCGACCGCGACTCCGCCCCCGAACCGCAGATTCTGCAGGCCCCCCTTCCCCCCGCCCCGCCGCTCGGCATTTCGCGCGGCCGGATGACCCTGCTGTTCCTGGTCATGCTGGTTACTGCGGCGGGCAATACCGCGATGCAATCGGTCATGCCCTCCGTCGGCACCGCCCTGGGCGTGGCGGACGTGTGGATTTCGATCGCCTATACGTGGTCCGCGCTACTGTGGGTGATTTTCGCCCCGATATGGGCCCGCCGCTCCGACCGCCGGGGGCGCAAGGCGATGATGGCGATCGGGCTTGGCGGCTTTATCGCCTCGTTCGCGTTGTGCGGCCTTGTCCTGATGTTCGGCCTGGCCGCCGCAATCCCGGCGGCAGCCACGCTGATCTTCTTCGCCGCCGCGCGCAGCCTCTATGGCGGCTTCGGATCTGCCGCACCGCCGGCGGTGCAGGCTTACGTCGCAAGCCGGACGCCGCGTTCGGAACGGACCAAGGCAATGGCGCTGATCGCATCCAGCTTCGGGCTGGGCACGGTGATCGGCCCGGCCCTGGCACCGCTGCTGATCTTCCCCGCCACCGGGCTGGTCGGGCCGTTCTTCGCCTTCGCGGCGGTCGGGGTTGCGGTGCTGGTCGCGCTGCGCCTGCGGCTGCCCAACGATGCGCCCAGCTTCGCCGCGCGCGGCAATGTCGTGGCCGCCCCCTTCAGCGCCAATTCGAACCCCGCCGTGGGCCGGGGCGACGATGACGGTAGCGAGAGCGACGACGTAGCGGCAACGACGGACGCAGGCGGTGCTGCACCATCGGATGGAACCGTCGGCGCAGCGGCGATACCCGACCTTTCATGGCGCGATCGGCGATTGCGCCCGTGGGTGGTCGCGGGCCTTCTGGGCGGACATGCCCAGGCCGCGACGTTGGGAATTATCGGGTTCTTCATCCTCGACCGGCTGGGTCTGCGGGACGATCCCGCCGCCGGCACCGGCCCGATCGGCCTGATCCTGATGTGCGGCGCGATCGCCACCCTGTTGGCGCAGTGGGGCCTGATCCCGATGCTCAAACTGGGCCCGCGTGCCTCGACCTTGTGGGGCATGGCGCTGGCCATTGTCGGCGTTCTGGGCTTTTCGGTAGCGCAGAACCTGCACGCGATCGCGCTCGGGTTCGCCGTCGCTTCACTCGGTTTCGGCCTCTACCGGCCCGGCTTTACCGCCGGGGCCTCGCTTGCCGTCACCCGGCAGGAACAGGGCCAGATCGGCGGCATCGTCGCTTCGGTCAACGGTGCGGCCTATGTCGTCGCGCCCGCGATCGGAGTCTGGCTTTATGGCCATCATCAGTGGATCGGCTTTGCCGCGATCTGCCTTCTGTGCGCCGCCGTCTTCGTGCTCGGCTATCGCTCGCTCGATGCCGATGCGGTTCTGGAGGGGCGCGCAGCGGCAGAAGACGGTTAG